A window of Notolabrus celidotus isolate fNotCel1 chromosome 11, fNotCel1.pri, whole genome shotgun sequence contains these coding sequences:
- the LOC117821923 gene encoding transcription factor jun-D-like, with protein sequence MNKVHNWQENEIRELLTIRASEQIRHLITGTVKDSVVYQRMSKLLSERGVYRTHMQVISKLKSLRKHYLRYHQQKVRTGCDRVNWPFYDLCHWAFGNGPAGAPLKRHRSPSPPPSRPPSQQLSPPHPPHPPPPPLSISDEHHEVVVGLWDDVDDQEINKHLGPVEAEDEEEQYSPSEPLQPVNASYKVPSKRRKTTVMDQVSTLVKATVSQLREMDASMQAQEDARLQRLMDHEKEMQNNLMCQLVDMHERISRENYERHLELVDRILSRFPSPSGPSGPSGPSGPSGPSGH encoded by the exons ATGAATAAGGTCCATAATTGGCAGGAGAATGAAATCCGAGAACTTTTGACGATCCGTGCCTCGGAGCAGATCCGGCACCTGATCACGGGCACCGTGAAGGACTCGGTGGTCTACCAGAGAATGAGCAAACTGCTGTCGGAGAGGGGGGTGTACAGGACACATATGCAGGTTATCAGCAAACTCAAGTCCCTGAGGAAGCATTACCTCAGGTACCACCAGCAGAAGGTCCGGACCGGCTGCGACCGCGTCAACTGGCCGTTCTACGACCTGTGCCACTGGGCTTTCGGGAACGGCCCCGCGGGGGCTCCACTGAAGCGGCACAGGAGCCCCTCGCCCCCTCCTTCACGCCCACCCTCGCAgcagctctctcctcctcatcctcctcatcctcctcctcctcctctctccatcagcGACGAGCATCACGAGGTCGTGGTCGGCCTCTGGGACGACGTGGACGACCAAGAGATCAACAAGCATCTGGGTCCAGTGGAGgcagaggacgaggaggagcaGTACAGCCCATCAGAACCGCTACAGCCTGTCAATGCCT CTTACAAGGTTCCAtcaaagagaaggaaaacaacaGTGATGGATCAAGTCTCCACCTTGGTGAAAGCGACGGTCTCTCAGCTCAGAGAGATGGACGCGTCCATGCAGGCACAGGAAGACGCCCGACTGCAGAGGCTCATGGACCACGAGAAAGAAATGCAGAACAATCTGATGTGTCAGCTGGTGGACATGCACGAACGGATCAGCAGAGAAAACTATGAAAGACACCTGGAGCTGGTGGACAGGATTCTATCGAGGTTCCCCTCGCCTTCAGGACCTTCAGGACCTTCAGGACCTTCAGGACCCTCAGGACCTTCAGGACACTGA